The region AAGCCAAATATAGTTGGAGTGATAAGGAAATAAAAACGCCAGACTGGAAAGTGACCCAGTTTTATTTTGGTGTTGGAGGCCAGATGGGGCATTGCTCCACTCCACAGGCGTGAGGGCTGGACCATCTGCCCTTCCCCAGGGCGGAGTGCCCAGTGACCTCAGGGCCCAGGCGGCAGGGCTGGGAACCCGGCGGGTGGGTGGCTCCAGGGACCCAGTGACCACAGTGGGCTTCACAAGGAGAGGGGGAATCAGGCAGAGGCCTGGGTTGGCTCAGATTGGGGGCTGGGGCCGGGGAGAGTCCTAGAGGAGAGGATACAGAATCTAAGAAGTGGGAGTCCGAAAAGGGGGTTCCTTCCCCCTTCATTTTACCGCTGAGGCTCCGGGTCAGAGAGATGAACTCAAATTGTCATCCTGCAGGAGGCAGGGCCTGGAGTGAGGCCAGGCGTCCCAGGCCGGCGTCGGCTCGGTGCACTCACCGCGGCCTCCACCCTCACGGAGGGTGCGTGCCGGGCCCAGACGCTGGGGGCGGAGTCCGGCAGGCAGGCTGGGCCCCTTCTCTCCAGCACGCCCGGCAGGCGCCTGGCCTCGCTCAGCAGCTCACCGAGCCGGCGGGCGGCGCCGACCCCAAGTCCGAGAAGCAGTCGAACTCGCTCTGGCCCAGGAAGAGCTCGGGCAGATCGCGCACGCGGTGCAGCCCGAGCTCCAGCTCCAGCGACGTCAGCGCCTCCTCGTCGATGAGTTCGGCGTCCATGCCGCCCAGGGCGTGCGCCGGCGGCTGCAGTGGCGGGGCCGGGGCTCCCGGTGCGGGCTGCGGGCCTGAGGGGCCTCCTGGGGCGCCGGGGGGCATGCTGGCGCGTCCTGGGTACAGCGTCGCCACGGGCTGCAGGTGCGCGTTGCCGGCCGCCGGCGGTGGCACAGCCGGGAAGGGCTGGAAGGTGGGCGACGGCCCGAAGGCCCCGTAAGCGACGGTCCCCTGTGGAGGCGGCGGCGGGCCCAGCGGAGCCCCCCGCGGCCGCAACCCGCTGTCCAGGCCTGGGCTCGAGTACGGCTGCAGCGTCCGGAGCGCGTGAGGGCCGTGGGCGGGCGCGGCGGGCGGCGGCCTCGGCACCAGGCTGTAGCCCTCGGCGAGCATCAGGTGGTCAGCCATGACGGAGGTCCGGCTGCCGGCGGCGGACCGATGGTCAGCGGGCGCGTTCCCCGATCCCGGCCAGCTGTTCCTCTGCGGCGAGCGATACGAGCCTCGTGCTCTCTCGGCAGCCCGGCCGGGCAAGGGAAAACCGAGGCCGGCCCTGGTTCCTGCGCAGCCCAGTATACACAGAACTCAGAGCTCTTGTCCACCCCAGCTATGGGCAGCAAAGACCCTGCACACCTACACAGTCGCGCTGCTAGACCTCTGCGCCGCGCCCCCGGACTCGGCGCCCTCTTAAAGTCGGAGGCGGGGCTGATCCGCCCCCAGGTGCTCATTGGCTGGATGAGTCCCTTCTGGGCGGGCCACGCCGCACCTCCTGGAGGTCTCAGCCCCGCCTCTGTCAGCGATTCGCCCTTTGGACCTCAGGCCACGCCTTCGGCTTTGAGTTCTGTCTGGGAGCAGGGCGTTTGGCACTTTTCAAATGATCGTCAGCTCTGGCTGCTCTACTTCCAGTCTTGGGCCTGGCTGGGGCCAAGCTTAAATGGACCagaaggtggggtgggagggctaGAGGTTTAGACCCCCCAGAACTTAAGTATCACAAGCCCAACCTCTTACCCTCTTAATTTTCCAGATTAAGAGAACTGGCAAGTCTCAGTGGCTGGAGAGGGTTTCCTAGGAATGCACAGCAAAGCCTTGACAGAAGCGAACCTCGAACCCAGGCTTTTTAACTGCCGCCTCTGCACACAGCACGAGTGCCTTAGCGGAGCAGGGCCCCGGGGAAGATTAGTTGCCCCTCCCCATAATCCCAGGAGAGTCAATTGctcttcccctctctcccacTCACTCGTCTGTGGAAGCATGTACTGAGTTGTTATTAAAGTAATTTATAGGCATGTCTTCTGAAGGACTTGTTCAGCTTCGTGTCCTCAGCACTTGGCCGAGAGCCTGGCGCAGAGCAGGTTTTCAGTAAAAGTGGGGTGAATGAACAAATGATCAAATGAATTGCCACTGGTTCCTCTGAGCttgttttttccctctgtaaaACGGGGATAACGACAGCACCAATCCCACTGAGATGTggtgagggttaaatgaggtcatgtgtGCAGAGTGCACAATGCCCAGCAAAACGCCTGGTGCCATACTAGGTGGCTTGAAAATGTGCCTCAAATGAATGAAAGGCTGGATTTACCTTTGTCCCTAGAGGTAAATCCCTGGTGATCTCCTGGGATGTTGTATCTTTCCTTGGTAACAATAGTTTTACTTggggtttagtcactaagtcatgtcccactctttgtgaccccatggactacagcacaccaggcttccctgtgcttcactatctcctgaagtttgctcaaactcatgcccattgagtctgtgatgccatccaatcatctcatcctctgtcgaccccttcttttctgccctcaatctttcccagcatcagggtcttttctgaagagtcggctcttcacgtcaggtgggcaaagtgttggagcttcagcttcagcatcagtccttccaatgaatattcagggttggtttccttcaggattgactggtttattctccttgcagtccaagggactctcaagagtcttctccagcaccacaatttgaaaacttggccttctttatggtccaactctcacatccatatatgactactggaaaaatcgtagctttgactatacggatttctgtcagcaaggtgatgtccctgctttttaatgcactgtctaggtttgtcatagcttttcttccaaggagtaagtgtcttttattttcatgggtgCTGTCACCattagcagtgattttggagcccaagaaaataaaatctgtcactgtttccacttttttcccatctatttgctataaagtgatAGGACCTGATGCTGtgatcttactttttttaatatttagttttaagcccactttttcactctcctctttcaccctcatcaagagattct is a window of Ovis aries strain OAR_USU_Benz2616 breed Rambouillet chromosome 1, ARS-UI_Ramb_v3.0, whole genome shotgun sequence DNA encoding:
- the CITED4 gene encoding cbp/p300-interacting transactivator 4 — protein: MADHLMLAEGYSLVPRPPPAAPAHGPHALRTLQPYSSPGLDSGLRPRGAPLGPPPPPQGTVAYGAFGPSPTFQPFPAVPPPAAGNAHLQPVATLYPGRASMPPGAPGGPSGPQPAPGAPAPPLQPPAHALGGMDAELIDEEALTSLELELGLHRVRDLPELFLGQSEFDCFSDLGSAPPAGSVSC